From Ignavibacteriales bacterium, the proteins below share one genomic window:
- a CDS encoding EutN/CcmL family microcompartment protein, translated as MFLAKIKGNIVSTPKNKFLIGHKLLIVHPIDYIGNLIGQKDFIALDQIDAGIGDSVIVVQEGDAVEQILGHTNAPVNTMVIAIVDNIEINE; from the coding sequence ATGTTTCTAGCAAAGATTAAAGGTAATATAGTATCCACCCCAAAAAATAAATTTTTAATTGGGCATAAGTTATTAATAGTTCATCCGATTGATTATATCGGAAACTTAATAGGCCAAAAAGATTTTATAGCTTTAGATCAGATCGACGCTGGAATTGGGGATTCTGTAATTGTTGTTCAAGAGGGTGATGCTGTTGAACAAATATTGGGACACACTAACGCTCCTGTTAATACGATGGTAATTGCAATTGTAGACAACATTGAAATCAACGAATAA